The proteins below come from a single Salinilacihabitans rarus genomic window:
- a CDS encoding metallophosphoesterase family protein: MADRRHSGQVLARLDGPTAADPTRLAVLSDVHLATDATGTWKVFHRTERHLRAAVSAVNERDVDGVVVAGDLTKNGAPAEFDLFDDLAAFDPPLVAVPGNHDFPTTFDERASLPIPSFVERYTPEGLPFRVRFGDVAVIGLDSHAAEPGSPAETWDGRIDAEQLMWLDETLTDASVDSALVVIHHNLPATGALYERYRAELPMQGAVPGFTNPEPLVELLARHAVPLVVTGHLHFPAIERSGDVRELTVPAVSSFPHALLVLEVDERGTTVRSLPLTDGDGMVESIAHGYEKDRVLLSAAQLATFPLVEDFE; encoded by the coding sequence ATGGCAGACCGACGCCACTCGGGGCAGGTGCTCGCCCGCCTCGACGGGCCGACCGCGGCCGACCCGACGCGGCTGGCGGTCCTCTCGGACGTCCACCTCGCGACGGACGCCACGGGGACGTGGAAGGTGTTCCACCGGACCGAGCGCCACCTCCGGGCGGCCGTCAGCGCCGTGAACGAGCGCGACGTCGACGGCGTGGTCGTCGCGGGCGACCTGACGAAAAACGGCGCCCCCGCGGAGTTCGACCTGTTCGACGACCTCGCGGCGTTCGACCCGCCGCTGGTCGCGGTGCCCGGCAACCACGACTTCCCGACGACGTTCGACGAGCGCGCCTCCCTGCCCATCCCGTCGTTCGTCGAGCGGTACACCCCGGAGGGGCTGCCGTTTCGCGTCCGCTTCGGCGACGTCGCGGTGATCGGCCTCGACAGCCACGCCGCCGAACCCGGCTCGCCGGCGGAGACGTGGGACGGCCGGATCGACGCCGAACAGCTGATGTGGCTCGACGAGACTCTCACCGACGCGTCCGTCGACTCCGCGCTCGTGGTCATCCACCACAACCTGCCCGCGACGGGCGCCCTCTACGAGCGCTACCGCGCGGAGTTGCCGATGCAGGGCGCGGTGCCCGGCTTCACGAACCCCGAACCGCTGGTCGAACTGCTCGCGCGCCACGCGGTCCCGCTGGTCGTCACCGGCCACCTCCACTTCCCCGCGATCGAACGCTCCGGCGACGTGCGGGAACTCACCGTCCCCGCGGTCTCCTCGTTCCCGCACGCCCTGCTCGTGCTGGAGGTCGACGAGCGCGGGACGACCGTCCGGTCTCTCCCGCTGACCGACGGCGACGGGATGGTCGAGTCCATCGCTCACGGCTACGAGAAAGACCGCGTGCTGCTGTCGGCCGCCCAGTTGGCGACGTTCCCGCTCGTGGAGGACTTCGAGTAG
- a CDS encoding NAD(P)/FAD-dependent oxidoreductase, whose amino-acid sequence MTANSSAPDVTIVGGGVAGLSAGIFTARAGLGTLVATHGHPILRRNAHLENVPGFPAGVNSRLFLDMLEAQAERAGCTVREGEVVDVEADGEGEGFEVRTADDGHRVASVIAASWPDADYLEGTGVEFDDRGAKRYVEVDPDGRTAVAGLYAAGRLAGQYHQTAVNAGHGARVAITLLHDSDVPFYHDWVAPEGYFTDRGIDVPPGCEEIDDEERRRRERESMRVMRAHFADPHPEEPVQHPALREADGDGADDDG is encoded by the coding sequence GTGACAGCGAACAGTTCGGCGCCCGACGTGACGATCGTCGGCGGCGGCGTCGCGGGGCTGTCGGCGGGGATATTCACCGCCCGCGCCGGCCTCGGGACGCTCGTCGCGACCCACGGCCACCCGATCCTCCGGCGCAACGCCCACCTCGAGAACGTCCCCGGCTTCCCCGCGGGCGTCAACTCGCGGCTGTTCCTCGACATGCTCGAAGCACAGGCCGAGCGCGCGGGCTGTACCGTCCGGGAGGGCGAGGTGGTCGACGTCGAGGCGGACGGCGAGGGCGAGGGGTTCGAGGTTCGCACCGCGGACGACGGCCACCGCGTCGCCTCCGTGATCGCGGCCTCGTGGCCCGACGCGGACTACCTCGAAGGGACCGGCGTCGAGTTCGACGACCGCGGCGCCAAGCGCTACGTCGAGGTCGACCCGGACGGCCGGACGGCCGTCGCGGGGCTGTACGCCGCGGGACGACTCGCCGGCCAGTACCACCAGACCGCGGTCAACGCCGGCCACGGCGCCCGCGTGGCGATCACGCTGCTCCACGACAGCGACGTCCCCTTCTACCACGACTGGGTCGCCCCCGAGGGCTACTTCACCGACCGCGGGATCGACGTGCCGCCGGGCTGTGAGGAGATCGACGACGAGGAGCGCCGCCGTCGCGAGCGCGAGTCGATGCGGGTCATGCGGGCGCACTTCGCCGACCCGCACCCCGAGGAACCGGTCCAGCACCCCGCGTTGCGAGAGGCGGACGGCGACGGTGCCGATGACGACGGCTGA
- the larE gene encoding ATP-dependent sacrificial sulfur transferase LarE — MTTVEAKMEAARDDLAGRDGVLVAFSGGVDSSTVAALAHDALGEDAVACTARSETLPEAELDEARRVADEIGIRHEVVEFSELDSDEFVANDGDRCYHCRTMRLGEMFEAARELGFETVCDGTNADDPGAGHRPGLRAVEELDVYSPLLAHDVSKAEVREIAARYGLSVADKPSMACLSSRIPTGLSVTEERLTRIERAEALLREWGFEQFRVRDHDGLARIEVAPDELERALSAEFAEAAREALSEVGFEHVTLDLHGYRTGSVSPGGSADAAADATPDDDPLVEDVFAAEYPTADDG; from the coding sequence ATGACCACGGTCGAGGCGAAGATGGAGGCCGCCCGCGACGACCTCGCGGGTCGGGACGGCGTGCTCGTCGCCTTCTCCGGCGGGGTCGATTCGAGCACGGTGGCCGCGCTCGCCCACGACGCCCTCGGGGAGGACGCGGTCGCCTGCACGGCCAGAAGCGAGACCCTCCCAGAGGCGGAACTCGACGAGGCCAGACGCGTCGCCGACGAGATCGGTATCCGCCACGAGGTCGTCGAGTTCTCCGAACTCGACAGCGACGAGTTCGTCGCCAACGACGGGGACCGCTGCTATCACTGCCGGACGATGCGCCTCGGCGAGATGTTCGAGGCGGCCCGCGAACTGGGTTTCGAGACGGTCTGCGACGGGACCAACGCCGACGACCCCGGCGCCGGCCACCGGCCGGGGCTGCGCGCCGTCGAGGAACTCGACGTCTACTCGCCGCTGTTAGCACACGACGTCTCGAAGGCCGAGGTACGCGAGATCGCCGCCCGCTACGGCCTCTCGGTCGCCGACAAGCCCTCGATGGCGTGTCTCTCCTCGCGGATCCCGACGGGGCTGTCGGTCACCGAGGAGCGACTGACGCGGATCGAACGCGCCGAGGCCCTGCTGCGCGAGTGGGGCTTCGAGCAGTTCCGGGTGCGCGACCACGACGGCCTCGCGCGAATCGAAGTCGCCCCCGACGAACTGGAGCGGGCGCTCTCGGCCGAGTTCGCCGAGGCGGCCCGCGAGGCGCTCTCGGAGGTCGGCTTCGAGCACGTCACCCTCGACCTCCACGGCTACCGGACGGGGAGCGTGAGCCCCGGCGGGTCGGCGGACGCCGCCGCGGACGCGACGCCGGACGACGACCCGCTCGTCGAGGACGTCTTTGCGGCGGAGTACCCGACGGCCGACGACGGCTGA
- the nasA gene encoding assimilatory nitrate reductase NasA produces MSDPVPTTCMRCAVGCGHLHDGESGADAADVRGDPDHPVARGLACRRGLTETAAPDGERLARPLVRRGGDLVPTDWETALDRAAAGLGRALARSPHAVAVLGSGQQTNEAAYALGKLARGGFGTRNYDANTTLCMASAAAAYYDAFGSDAPPPTYDDVPEAETHLVWGANPAVTHPVLFRWLRDGADGAGRDLLVVDPVRSETAAAADGHVAPDPGGDLALARAVLARVVERGGVDEAFVADVTAGFDALRARLPAPEAAAAEAGVALDDVDRLARALESRALLYWGMGVNQSVDGTATAGALIDLCLATGNLRPGTGPFSLTGQANSMGARLCASKETWPGHRPFDDPAHRRAVADAWDVPASRLPDDSGPGPVGIVDAVGDEVEAAYAVATNPAAGLPDAARARERLADAFLVVQDAFRSETVELADVVLPAATWGEVDGTTTNMERTVSRVRPATEPPSDARPDLELVGALADRLVPDLFDDPPEPEATFDEFAALTAGTPADCSGLAYARLDAELAVRWPAPSPTEEGGYRYYEASGEDGERWSFPTPSGRARFSTAVSGSTPEPTDDDYPLTLTTARLADAYNTGVRGRDDGPPVARVDPETAADLDERDGLRDDRLVSVVSRRAAALARLEADDAIPEGVVRLPIHHPSVNDLTLPAVDPRSREPHYKACAVRLEAPGERGSEEATETEVSAR; encoded by the coding sequence GTGAGCGATCCCGTCCCGACCACCTGCATGCGCTGTGCGGTCGGCTGCGGCCACCTCCACGACGGCGAGAGCGGGGCCGACGCGGCGGACGTCCGCGGCGACCCCGATCACCCGGTCGCCCGCGGGCTGGCCTGCCGTCGCGGCCTGACCGAGACGGCGGCCCCCGACGGCGAGCGGCTCGCGCGCCCGCTCGTGCGCCGGGGCGGCGACCTCGTCCCGACCGACTGGGAGACGGCCCTCGACCGCGCCGCCGCCGGGCTGGGCCGCGCGCTCGCGCGCTCCCCCCACGCGGTCGCGGTGCTGGGCAGCGGCCAGCAGACCAACGAGGCCGCCTACGCGCTCGGCAAACTCGCCCGTGGCGGGTTCGGCACCCGCAACTACGACGCGAACACGACGCTCTGTATGGCCTCGGCCGCCGCGGCCTACTACGACGCCTTCGGCAGCGACGCGCCGCCGCCGACGTACGACGACGTCCCCGAGGCCGAGACCCACCTCGTCTGGGGGGCGAACCCGGCGGTCACCCACCCCGTGCTCTTCCGGTGGCTCCGCGACGGCGCCGACGGGGCCGGCCGCGACCTGCTCGTCGTCGACCCCGTTCGGAGCGAGACGGCGGCGGCCGCCGACGGTCACGTCGCGCCCGACCCCGGCGGCGACCTCGCCCTCGCGCGGGCCGTCCTCGCGCGGGTCGTCGAACGCGGCGGCGTCGACGAGGCGTTCGTCGCCGACGTCACGGCGGGGTTCGACGCCCTGCGCGCGCGCCTGCCGGCCCCCGAGGCCGCCGCGGCCGAGGCGGGCGTCGCCCTCGACGACGTCGACCGCCTCGCCCGCGCGCTGGAGTCGCGCGCGCTGCTGTACTGGGGGATGGGCGTCAACCAGTCGGTCGACGGGACGGCGACGGCGGGCGCGCTGATCGACCTCTGTCTCGCGACGGGCAACCTCCGTCCCGGTACCGGCCCGTTCTCGCTGACCGGGCAGGCGAACTCGATGGGCGCGCGCCTGTGCGCCTCGAAGGAGACCTGGCCCGGCCACCGCCCCTTCGACGATCCGGCCCACCGCCGCGCGGTCGCCGACGCGTGGGACGTCCCGGCCTCGCGGCTGCCCGACGATTCCGGGCCGGGCCCCGTCGGCATCGTCGACGCGGTCGGCGACGAGGTCGAGGCCGCGTACGCGGTGGCGACGAACCCCGCGGCCGGCCTCCCCGACGCCGCCCGGGCGCGCGAGCGCCTCGCCGACGCCTTCCTCGTCGTTCAGGACGCCTTCCGCAGCGAGACGGTCGAACTGGCGGACGTCGTCCTCCCGGCGGCGACGTGGGGCGAGGTCGACGGCACGACGACGAACATGGAGCGGACCGTCTCCCGCGTCCGCCCGGCGACGGAACCGCCGTCTGACGCCCGCCCGGACCTCGAACTCGTCGGCGCGCTCGCCGACCGCCTCGTCCCGGACCTGTTCGACGACCCGCCCGAACCCGAGGCGACGTTCGACGAGTTCGCGGCGCTGACGGCCGGGACGCCCGCCGACTGCTCGGGGCTCGCGTACGCCCGCCTCGACGCGGAACTGGCGGTCCGGTGGCCGGCGCCGTCGCCGACCGAGGAGGGCGGCTACCGGTACTACGAGGCGTCCGGCGAGGACGGCGAGCGGTGGTCGTTCCCCACGCCCTCTGGCCGCGCGCGCTTCTCGACGGCCGTCTCGGGGTCGACCCCGGAGCCGACCGACGACGACTACCCGCTGACCCTGACCACGGCGCGCCTCGCGGACGCGTACAACACCGGCGTCCGGGGGCGCGACGACGGCCCGCCGGTCGCCCGGGTCGACCCGGAAACCGCCGCCGACCTCGACGAACGGGACGGTCTTCGCGACGACCGTCTCGTCAGCGTGGTCTCCCGGCGCGCCGCCGCCCTCGCCCGCCTCGAAGCCGACGACGCGATCCCCGAGGGCGTCGTCCGACTGCCGATCCACCACCCGTCGGTCAACGACCTCACGCTCCCCGCGGTCGACCCGCGCTCGCGCGAGCCCCACTACAAGGCGTGTGCCGTCCGTCTGGAAGCGCCCGGGGAACGGGGAAGCGAGGAGGCGACGGAGACGGAGGTGAGCGCCCGATGA
- a CDS encoding DUF6789 family protein: MYDRLRRLREAGETGTREPTEPDRRTHAAAAGLRGLQAGLVATLVMTAFRLPIMRSLPPSANFWARYVSGGDPADHPIPGIALHLLYGTVNGAVFGALFALQDAERSIEPEQRGLVWGSVFGLALSAFGSQVMLKEVLDTRLDADELALFHAGHLVYGLALGAWVGSRTEGVEDPEEEYEYDDGN; this comes from the coding sequence ATGTACGACCGACTGCGCCGGCTCCGGGAGGCGGGCGAGACCGGGACGCGCGAGCCGACCGAACCGGATCGGCGCACGCACGCGGCGGCCGCCGGCCTCCGCGGCCTGCAGGCGGGGCTCGTCGCGACGCTCGTGATGACGGCGTTCCGGCTGCCGATCATGCGCTCGCTGCCGCCGTCGGCGAACTTCTGGGCGCGGTACGTCTCCGGCGGCGATCCGGCGGACCACCCGATCCCCGGCATCGCCCTCCACCTGCTGTACGGGACGGTCAACGGCGCGGTCTTCGGCGCGCTGTTCGCCCTGCAAGACGCCGAGCGCTCGATCGAACCCGAACAGCGCGGCCTCGTCTGGGGCTCGGTCTTCGGGCTGGCGCTGTCGGCGTTTGGCTCGCAGGTGATGCTCAAGGAGGTGCTCGATACCCGCCTCGACGCCGACGAACTCGCGCTGTTTCACGCCGGTCACCTCGTCTACGGTCTCGCGCTCGGCGCGTGGGTCGGCTCGCGCACCGAGGGCGTCGAGGACCCCGAGGAGGAGTACGAGTACGACGACGGCAACTGA
- a CDS encoding MFS transporter, with translation MTRGSKWRTLVIATAGFNLSFLIWFSFAPFAGEIADEFGLSLAEVGVLTSAAVWLAPFGRILTGWLTDRFGAPTVFAFVLAYVGVFSIASAFADSYRTFFVLRLIVATAGITFVVGIQHVSQWFPEEQLGTAEGVYAGFGNAGAAGGALVLPRLFGADWRAAFLWTGVAALVGAVVYYRFGEAAASDAEAAEAAEKATFRGWLHTATRYGVLALSLAYVMSFGLEVAMNGWLPTYFREGFEADLVLASTFAATFSLAAGLLRPLGGFVSDWLVRTERNVLPVFEDRYREQWTFLCLSGIVVALAGLTVAGTTGNVHLTVAAAFLVGTACAWSEGAIFAQVPARFPERTGAAAGVIGGVGTFGGIGYPLVFSAAATAGAIHYGYVAVAATMVPILLVNAWTFRPAIARRMNVAGPVSVGTDASSPVDD, from the coding sequence ATGACCCGCGGTTCGAAGTGGCGGACGCTCGTCATCGCGACCGCCGGCTTCAACCTCTCGTTTCTGATCTGGTTCTCGTTCGCGCCCTTTGCGGGCGAGATCGCGGACGAGTTCGGCCTCTCGCTGGCGGAGGTGGGCGTGCTCACGAGCGCGGCGGTCTGGCTGGCGCCGTTCGGCCGGATCCTCACCGGCTGGCTCACCGACCGCTTCGGCGCGCCGACGGTGTTCGCGTTCGTCCTCGCGTACGTCGGGGTGTTCTCGATCGCGAGCGCGTTCGCCGACTCCTACCGGACGTTCTTCGTCCTCCGGCTGATCGTCGCCACCGCGGGGATCACGTTCGTCGTCGGCATCCAGCACGTCTCCCAGTGGTTCCCCGAGGAGCAACTCGGGACCGCCGAGGGCGTCTACGCCGGGTTCGGCAACGCGGGCGCCGCCGGCGGCGCGCTGGTGTTGCCGCGGCTGTTCGGCGCCGACTGGCGGGCGGCGTTCCTCTGGACCGGCGTCGCGGCGCTCGTCGGCGCGGTCGTCTACTACCGCTTCGGCGAGGCCGCCGCCAGCGACGCCGAGGCCGCCGAGGCCGCCGAGAAGGCTACCTTCCGGGGCTGGCTCCACACGGCGACCCGCTACGGCGTGCTGGCGCTGTCGCTCGCGTACGTGATGAGCTTCGGCCTCGAAGTCGCGATGAACGGCTGGCTGCCGACGTACTTCCGCGAGGGGTTCGAGGCCGACCTCGTGCTGGCGTCGACGTTCGCCGCGACGTTCTCGCTCGCCGCGGGCCTGTTGCGGCCGCTCGGCGGCTTCGTCAGCGACTGGCTCGTCCGCACCGAGCGGAACGTCCTGCCCGTCTTCGAGGACCGCTACCGCGAGCAGTGGACGTTCCTCTGCCTGTCGGGGATCGTCGTCGCGCTCGCGGGGCTGACCGTCGCGGGCACCACCGGGAACGTCCACCTGACCGTCGCGGCGGCGTTCCTCGTCGGGACGGCCTGTGCCTGGAGCGAGGGCGCGATCTTCGCGCAGGTGCCCGCGCGGTTCCCCGAGCGGACCGGGGCGGCCGCCGGCGTCATCGGCGGCGTCGGCACCTTCGGCGGCATCGGCTACCCGCTCGTCTTCTCCGCCGCCGCGACCGCGGGGGCGATCCACTACGGCTACGTCGCCGTCGCCGCCACGATGGTCCCGATCCTGCTCGTCAACGCCTGGACGTTCCGGCCGGCGATCGCTCGCCGGATGAACGTCGCGGGCCCCGTCTCCGTCGGGACCGACGCGTCGTCCCCCGTGGACGACTGA
- a CDS encoding FAD-dependent oxidoreductase → MSHYITPDSPRAASLWLATTPTTDYEPLEDGLDVDVAVVGGGIAGLTAAIELTEAGRTVAVVESDRIVESTTGHTTAKLTSQHGLIYDDLRSTFGEEKARQYAAANEAAIDEVERRVAEQGIDCDFERTSAYTYAESEADVRTLRAEAGAARDLGLPASYVESTPLPFAVAGAVRFDEQAQFHPRKYLLAIAEAVHGDGSYVFEETRALDVDPGSPCRVRTTRGELVADDVVVATHFPFYDPAGYFARMHPHRAYLLAVRLDGSPPEGMYYSTASPPATFRPHPVEGEDEDLLLVGGQSHEPGLDGPPTSERYRRCEAFAREKFAVEEIEYRWSTMDYTPVDRVPFVGRIGPRSAGVYVATGFKGWGMTGGTAAGTILADLIVEGSHPHADVFDPLRLTPRASAKRFAGENAKVGGSFVGDRLRSLLASGALPDAGEATVARRGGRPMGLYRDEDGTVHAVSATCPHMACLVRWNDAERTWDCPCHGSRFTHDGDVLSGPALEGLPYLRLAEPDTDRD, encoded by the coding sequence ATGTCACACTACATCACGCCCGACTCGCCCCGCGCGGCGTCCCTCTGGCTGGCGACCACGCCGACGACCGACTACGAACCCCTCGAGGACGGCCTCGACGTCGACGTCGCCGTCGTCGGCGGCGGCATCGCGGGTCTCACCGCGGCGATCGAGTTGACGGAGGCGGGCCGGACGGTCGCGGTCGTCGAGTCCGACCGCATCGTCGAGAGCACCACCGGCCACACGACGGCCAAACTCACCTCCCAGCACGGGCTGATCTACGACGACCTGCGCTCGACGTTCGGCGAGGAGAAGGCCCGCCAGTACGCCGCGGCGAACGAGGCCGCGATCGACGAGGTCGAACGCCGCGTCGCGGAGCAGGGGATCGACTGCGACTTCGAGCGGACGTCGGCGTACACCTACGCCGAGTCCGAGGCCGACGTCCGGACGCTCCGGGCCGAGGCGGGGGCGGCCCGGGACCTCGGCCTGCCCGCCTCGTACGTCGAGTCGACGCCGCTGCCGTTCGCCGTCGCGGGCGCGGTCCGCTTCGACGAGCAGGCGCAGTTTCACCCCCGCAAGTACCTGCTCGCCATCGCCGAGGCCGTCCACGGCGACGGGAGCTACGTCTTCGAGGAGACGCGCGCGCTCGACGTCGACCCCGGGTCGCCCTGTCGCGTCCGGACCACCCGCGGCGAACTCGTCGCCGACGACGTGGTCGTCGCCACGCACTTCCCGTTCTACGACCCGGCCGGCTACTTCGCGCGGATGCACCCCCACCGGGCGTACCTGCTGGCGGTCCGCCTCGACGGCTCCCCGCCGGAGGGGATGTACTACAGCACCGCCTCGCCGCCGGCCACGTTCCGGCCCCACCCGGTCGAGGGCGAGGACGAGGACCTGCTGCTCGTCGGCGGCCAGAGCCACGAACCGGGCCTCGACGGGCCGCCGACCTCCGAGCGCTACCGGCGGTGCGAGGCGTTCGCACGCGAGAAGTTCGCCGTCGAGGAGATCGAGTACCGCTGGTCGACGATGGACTACACGCCGGTCGACCGGGTGCCCTTCGTGGGCCGGATCGGCCCGCGCTCGGCGGGCGTCTACGTCGCCACCGGGTTCAAAGGCTGGGGGATGACCGGCGGCACCGCCGCGGGGACGATCCTCGCGGACCTGATCGTCGAGGGCTCGCACCCGCACGCGGACGTCTTCGACCCGCTCCGGCTGACCCCCAGGGCGTCGGCGAAGCGTTTCGCCGGGGAGAACGCGAAGGTCGGCGGGAGCTTCGTCGGCGACCGACTGCGGTCGCTGCTCGCCTCGGGCGCGCTCCCGGACGCCGGCGAGGCGACGGTCGCCCGCCGCGGCGGCCGGCCGATGGGGCTCTACCGCGACGAGGACGGGACCGTCCACGCCGTCTCGGCGACCTGCCCGCACATGGCGTGTCTCGTCCGGTGGAACGACGCCGAGCGCACCTGGGACTGCCCCTGTCACGGCTCGCGGTTCACCCACGACGGCGACGTCCTCTCGGGGCCCGCGCTGGAGGGGCTCCCCTACCTGCGACTGGCGGAGCCCGACACGGACCGGGATTGA
- a CDS encoding IucA/IucC family protein, translating into MTTADPDRLRTDAEREAFDAATHYAAVHGLAEPPERAYLDALPAARSLSVRRLVRGLVRGSPRGLPEAAVVPPSPEAFRDLPETPPLPRFDGESLRSRIDAPDDAEALALLPFPASGSVVVAPVAAVHGYGRLRLADPVTEHAPGADAGARLDHPLDIVPLLRREGAFRDGAQADLIAAELAESTASLALARVAGRVHRERAAASADGQPLPAADPAAALERTVTDGHPFHPAAKIRRGMSATAGLSYAPEFAASVDVRFVAVRADRARRTSVDGRSLADRLYDAFDGLRGAVERTLPAGADPDEYAVLPVHPWQFHRVVPERYAAQREAGLVVPIPAYARPATPLLNLRTVVPYATDGDDPPPHCKLAIGVRTTNVERTVSPQAVTNGPRATALLRSIADEAGFERLGFLDEPAGACYYPPGGPHTDGESFDDVRHLAALVRRNPYAHRLVDGASLVPAAALVADAPATGRPLVREVVDRYAEATGTADPGEAARGFLAAYVEAVVPEQLRLLTGYGIALESHLQNSYVVLAGGRPTATLVRDFGGIRVHHGRLADRGRSIETYPDSDLDADGEHDCYRKLHYALFQNHLTELLVALVGSTPVDEADCWRLVRGRCREAFAAMRADGVAPPARIDRDEAALFEVPAVHKALAAMRLRGKRHEYVTSAVPNPLAAPSRVGVASGAVARGGACRGER; encoded by the coding sequence ATGACGACGGCTGACCCCGACCGCCTCCGGACCGACGCCGAGCGCGAGGCCTTCGACGCCGCGACGCACTACGCCGCCGTCCACGGCCTCGCGGAGCCGCCGGAGAGGGCCTACCTCGACGCGCTGCCGGCCGCGCGCTCGCTCTCGGTGCGGCGGCTGGTCCGCGGACTCGTCCGGGGGTCGCCCCGCGGGCTCCCCGAGGCGGCCGTCGTCCCGCCGTCGCCCGAGGCGTTCCGGGACCTGCCCGAGACGCCGCCGCTCCCGCGCTTCGACGGCGAGTCGCTGCGCTCGCGGATCGACGCGCCCGACGACGCCGAGGCCCTCGCGCTGCTGCCGTTCCCCGCCTCCGGGTCTGTCGTCGTCGCCCCGGTCGCCGCCGTCCACGGCTACGGGCGACTCCGCCTCGCGGACCCCGTGACGGAACACGCGCCCGGGGCCGACGCGGGGGCGCGCCTCGATCACCCCCTCGACATCGTTCCCCTCCTGCGGCGCGAGGGGGCGTTCCGCGACGGGGCGCAGGCGGACCTGATCGCGGCCGAACTGGCCGAGAGCACCGCCTCCCTCGCGCTCGCCCGGGTCGCCGGACGGGTCCACCGCGAGCGCGCGGCGGCGTCGGCCGACGGCCAGCCGCTTCCCGCCGCCGATCCCGCCGCGGCGCTCGAACGGACCGTCACGGACGGCCACCCGTTCCACCCGGCGGCGAAGATCCGCCGCGGGATGTCCGCGACGGCGGGGCTCTCCTACGCCCCGGAGTTCGCCGCGTCGGTCGACGTGCGCTTCGTCGCGGTCCGGGCCGACCGCGCCCGGCGGACGAGCGTCGACGGCCGCTCGCTCGCCGACCGGCTGTACGACGCCTTCGACGGCCTCCGCGGGGCGGTCGAGCGGACGCTCCCGGCCGGCGCCGATCCCGACGAGTACGCGGTGCTCCCGGTCCACCCGTGGCAGTTCCACCGCGTCGTCCCCGAGCGGTACGCCGCACAGCGCGAGGCGGGGCTCGTCGTGCCGATCCCGGCGTACGCGCGGCCGGCGACGCCGCTTCTCAACCTGCGGACGGTCGTTCCGTACGCGACGGACGGCGACGACCCGCCCCCGCACTGCAAGCTGGCGATCGGCGTCCGGACGACGAACGTCGAGCGGACCGTCTCGCCGCAGGCGGTCACCAACGGGCCGCGCGCGACGGCGCTCCTCCGGTCGATCGCCGACGAGGCGGGCTTCGAGCGCCTCGGCTTCCTCGACGAACCCGCAGGGGCCTGCTACTACCCGCCGGGGGGGCCGCACACGGACGGGGAGTCGTTCGACGACGTCCGGCACCTCGCGGCGCTCGTCCGCCGGAATCCGTACGCCCACCGGCTGGTCGACGGCGCGTCCCTCGTGCCGGCCGCCGCGCTCGTCGCCGACGCGCCCGCGACGGGCCGGCCGCTCGTCCGCGAGGTGGTCGACCGCTACGCCGAGGCGACGGGGACGGCCGACCCCGGCGAGGCCGCCCGCGGGTTCCTCGCGGCGTACGTCGAGGCGGTCGTCCCCGAGCAGTTGCGGCTACTGACCGGCTACGGGATCGCCCTCGAATCGCACCTCCAGAACAGCTACGTCGTCCTCGCTGGCGGCCGACCGACCGCGACGCTCGTCCGCGACTTCGGCGGGATCCGCGTCCACCACGGTCGGCTGGCCGACCGGGGCCGGTCGATCGAGACGTACCCCGACTCCGACCTGGACGCCGACGGCGAGCACGACTGCTACCGGAAGCTGCACTACGCGCTGTTCCAGAACCACCTGACGGAACTGCTCGTCGCGCTCGTCGGCTCGACGCCCGTCGACGAGGCCGACTGCTGGCGCCTCGTCCGCGGGCGCTGTCGCGAGGCGTTCGCGGCGATGCGCGCCGACGGCGTCGCCCCGCCCGCGCGGATCGACCGCGACGAGGCCGCGCTGTTCGAGGTGCCGGCGGTCCACAAGGCGCTTGCGGCGATGCGCCTGCGAGGGAAGCGCCACGAGTACGTCACGAGCGCGGTCCCGAACCCGCTGGCGGCGCCGTCGCGGGTCGGTGTGGCCTCCGGGGCGGTCGCTCGCGGCGGTGCGTGCCGGGGTGAGCGTTAA